CGAAAGGAGAGTTATAGATGGTCGACGAGGAAGTAGTCGTGACCAAGTTGGAACAGGTCAACGAATTTGCGCACGACCTCGAAGAGATGCGTGGGCTGTCGAAGGACCAGTACGTCTCGGATATCGTGATTCAGCGGGCGGTCGAGCGGACGTTCATGAATCTGATTCAGTCGTGCATCGACCTTGCCCAGCATATTCGTGCCGCCGAGGATCTGACGGCGGCGCGGACATCGAAAGAAGAGATCGAAGCTCTCGGCAAAGAAGGCATCATCTCCGCCGAGACGCAAGAACGACTCGAAGAAGCCGTCGGGTTCCGAAATGTACTCGCCCATCGGTATGGGGACGTAGATCACGAAACAGTGTACGAGGTACTTCATGAAGACCTGCACTGGTTCGAACAGTTTCAACAGGAAGTTGCCCAGTGGTTTCGCAAGCAGGAATCGTAACAGTTCGGGCATGATGATTGACACAAACAAATCTGGTGTAACGCTGAAAAAGACAGCACTAGAGAAGGACGTATGAGCAAGCGACTGTTCGTCAGCGTCGACCTCGACGGCCTCGGCGAGGCGGTCGCCCCAGTCCAAGAACACTTCGAGGCTGTGTCGGGCCTGAACGTCGTCGACCCACACCAGGCCCACGTCACACTGAAATTCCTCGGCGACACTGATCCCGACCAAGTGCCCGAACTCACCGACGAACTCGCGGCCGCGGTCGATGAAAGCGGCGTCGAGCCATTCGAGACCGAGCTCGGCGGCCTGGGCGCGTTCCCGAGCACGGATTACATCAGGGTCGTCTGGCTGGGTGTCCGCGAAGGGGGCGAGCAACTCACCCGACTGCACGAGGCAATCGAGGAACGTACAGTTGCGATGGGGTTCGATCCCGAAGAGCACGACTTCACCCCACACGTCACGCTGGCCCGCGTCAACCGCCTCGGGGTCAAGTGGTTCGAGACGCCGGAGGCGTCTCGTCATCACGAGAGAGCGAAGCTCTCTCGAACGACCCCGAGGCTTGTCAGTGGACTCCCACTCTATCCGCGTAATGCGGAAGGCGTGAAAGTGCCGTTCGCGTTCAGCGTCCCTGACTTGAGGGCCAGTTGACTGATGGCCCGTCCAGCCCCAGACTTGAGCCAGTGCTGGAGGAGACGCCACCCGATATTCCGAGCGGCGTTATAGTCGGCGTGGAGTTCCTTTCCACACTTCAGACACTCGAACTCGTCACCATCACGATTATCCTCGTGCGTGAACCCGCATTCGCCGTGACTGCACCGCTGACTCGTATAAGCAGGCGCAACATCGTCAACATCGATGCCGTATTCTTCGGCTTTGTATTCGACGTGGCGTTGAAGTTCACGGAATGCCCACTGCTGGAACTTCGAGGCGTTCGAGATACGCTCGCGGATATGCGTCAGGTTCTCGAACGCAATCGCTGTGCAGTCGTTCTCGACGGCTTCCTGCACAATGGCTTTCGAGACGCGGTGGAGGTAGTCTGCACTCCACCGAGCGAACCGTGAGCCGACGCTCTTGATTGTGAGATGCGCGGAACGAGTGCCCGTCTGTTGGAGATTACCACGCCGACGTTCATACTCGTCGCGCTTGTGGTTGAGATAGTCTACATTGCCAAAGAACGCTCCTGTACTGGTGACGGCGAGGTGACCGTCCACGTTCAAATCGACGCCGAGAACCACTCCGTTCTCGGTCGCTTCGTCGCCAGAATCAACGGTTTCGACTTCTTTCTCGACTGCGACGTGGAGGTAGTACGTGCCGTCACGCTTGTGGAGTGTTGCTTCCTTGCGCTCCCAGTCATCTGTCCAATATTCCGCGAACGGCGTGCCCTCGTCGTCTTCGGGCGTGACGAACTCGGCGGTCACGCGGTCGCGCACGGTGGCGAGGGTAACGTGGTCGTCGTTGTACGTGATGGTTCGCCCGTTGTACACGACGACACTCCCTCGAAACTCGGGCTTGCTTGCCTTTTTGCCGTCGTCGAGGATTCGGTCTTTGCAGTTGCCGAGTGCGTCGGCGGCGAGGTTGCGGGCGGATTGGACGAGACTGGCTTGCAGACTGGTCTGCTCCCGAACCTCCGTGTAGGTTTGGTTGTGGAGCGTGTTCTTTGTGTCCTCGATTTCTGTGGGGTCGTCGTTCCATCCAGCGTCAGCGACGTGTTGGGCCGCTTGACGGAATTGCTCGAACGTCTCATCGAGGACGCTGTGAGCGTCCTCGGGAACGTCGAGCTTTAGCTGGATGTTGCGGACGACCTCCATACTTCATTAGTATGCTTAGAGATACTTGAAAGTATTTTTTCAGTCGTTGGGGAGTCGGACTTGCCATCGCGTGTGGTTTGTGTCGTCGAGTGTCGGCTTCTGCTCGCGGGCCGCAGGCCCGCTCGCACGGCCCGCGGAACGGAGTTCCGCGCTGTCCTCCCCGACCTCAAGGGTCGGGGTATCCGCCTCGCAATCTCTATGAACCACGCCGGCGGGAAGGAACTCGTCCAGAACGTGCTCCAGGAGAAGGATCCGACGGTCGGTACCCTCCAAGTCCAAGACATCCGGGTGACCGAGAGTGTTCTGACCGACGACGGTCCAGCGTATGCGACCATCGAATCATTTGAACTCTGATATGAACTCGGGGCGCTAAGTGGTACGCACCGCCGATTTAGGCTGGGTAAAGTACTTAGCCTGGCCAAAATTGGTATGGAAAGTGATAATTATTAAGTGGTCCACGGCCCAACGAACAGCCGATGGCACTGCTGGCTAATCTCACGCTGGTTTTCGTCGCGGGATTGATCACCGCGTTAGCAACGGGGTTGGGTGCGATCCCGTTTTTCCTGGTTGATGACATCAGCGATCGGTGGTACGTCGGATTGTGGGGGCTGGCCTCGGGAATCATGCTCGCGGCGTCGCTGTTCGGGCTGATCATGGAAGGGCTATCCGCGGGAGGGACACTGATCGAAGTGGCCGTCGGCATGCTGGCGGGTGTCCTCCTCGTCATCGTCGCACATCGAGTGCTCGACGATACCGATTTCGACCCCAAAGAGTACGCAGAAGCCGATTTCAAGAAGCTCGTGCTCATCCTGGGCATTCTGACGGTCCACAGTTTCCCGGAGGGTGTCGCCGTCGGTGTCTCCTTCGCCGAACTCGGTCTCGACGGGGCCCAGGGACCGCTTCTGTTCGGCGCGACGGTCCCGATTCTGGCGATCTTCATGACGATCGCGATCTCGATCCACAACATCCCCGAAGGCGTGGCCATTTCGATCCCGTTGCGCTCGATGGGGATCTCCGAGTGGCGCATGGTCTGGTGGGCCGTCTTCTCCAGTTTACCACAGCCCATCGGGGCTGTCCTCGCGTTCGCGTTCGTCCGCCTCGCACAGGACTTCTTACCGTATGGCTTTGGCTTTGCGGCCGGCGCGATGATCTATCTGGTGGCGACGGAGTTCATCCCGGAAGCCTTAGAGACCGGCGCGTCGCTGCCCGGCGGTGGCTATCGCGAACTGGTCGAAGGGCTGGCCGCCGGCATCGCGTTGATGGTGCCGCTGGCGGTGGTGTGATCGTCACCGCAGCGACACGTCGAGATCTGCCGTGAGATAGTCGACACTGCGCCCGATAACGCGTTCCCTGAAATCCGTGGTCACCGTTCCCTGGGGGTTCGCCACCGCGTCGTGTTTGACCGTCGCGAGGACCCAGGGCGAGCAATAGGACGTGCGCTCAGGATGGTTCCCTGTACGCCAGTCGTCGTCGGTAATTTCGATGTTTTCGGGCAGGTCACTCAAGGTGAGGCCCGCACAGAGATATTCCTCGCCACCGTACGGGATCCCCTCGGCTGTGAGAACGAGCCACGGGCGAGGGTTCTCCCCAGCATTGTACGGATCCGGTGCCCAAAAGACGTCCCCTGCATCGAACGGATCGTTATTCATCCGACTCCTCGCGTGGATCGACCGCGTACGCCTGCCACTCGTCGTACGATGGCGTCTCTCCATCACGTTCCCGGTCGGCGAGACTCGCTCCCGCGTGATCGGTTGCCGCCTCGACACTCCGGTCGTGATCGCTGACCCGCCAGTACGTCCCACGGTGGTCGACCCGACCACGCTCGCGCAATCGAACGAGCGTCGGCCCGATCGACCCCGTCTTCACGTCGGTCGCCGCCGCGATATCGCTTTGCGTGAACGCTTTCTCGGGGTTCTCCCGGAGAAAGTCCAATATTGTGGCCGCGTTGGTTCCCGGCCGTGGCCCCCCTGTCTCGTCGTCGGAGAGGTCCTGAAATCGATCCTTACTGATCGGCATGCTCGATTCTTTGTATCGGATTGTATTGAATGTATTGTCCCACCTATCCATTCGAAGGAGAGACAATGATCGGTAACGCCCGATAACCAGCCCTGCAGAATTCACAGGGAGATAGCAGACGACCATTGCCACAACAGGAGAAGTCAACGACGGAGACGAACGGTCCCGTGACTCCGGCCAAAAGAACAATCATTTAAACTGCCACGGCGAAGACGCGGACACCATGGGCAAAAAATCCAAGGGCAAAAAGCAGCGTCTGGCGAAGCTCGAACGCCAGAACAGCCGTGTCCCGGCGTGGGTCATCATGAAGACCGACCAGGACGTACAGCGCAATCCGAAGCGACGCCACTGGCGACGTAGTGACACAGACGAATGAGTGCCGAAGACTTCGAGGAGCGGGTCGTCACAGTCCCGCTTCGCGACGTGCAAGCCGTTCCGGAGGGCGACCGTGCCGGAAAGGCGATGGCGCTCATCCGTGAGCACCTCGCCCAGCACTTCTCCGTCACAGAGGACGCAATCCGGCTCGATCCCTCGGTCAACGAGGCCGTCTGGGACCAGGGGCGGGCAAACCCCCCGAGCAAGATCCGGATTCGCGCCGCCCGCTTCGAGGAAGCGGGCGAGAACATCGTCGAAGCCGAACCCGCAGAGTAACTTTGCTCCGCGCGGCCTTCGCCGGTTCGACGTACGTCGGCGTCTACGCCTCGGCTACTGACGAGTATCTCTTGATCCGCCCCGATGCCGACGACGAACTGACAACTGCCTTCGGCGAGGAGCTTACCGTCCCAGTTGTCGAGACAACGATCGGCGGGGCAGGCACGGTCGGCGCACTCGCGACCGGCAACGAAAACGGCCTGCTGGTGACCAGTCGGATCACCGACCGCGAACGCGATCGACTCACGGAGACGATCGACGCCCCGGTCGTCGAGCTCCCGGGTCGGATCAACGCCGCCGGCAACGTCGTGTTAGCCAACGACAACGGGGCAGTCGTGCATCCAGATCTGCCACGAGACGCCATCCAGGCCGTCAAAGACGCCTTGGACGTGCCGGTCGAACGCGACGACCTCGGGGGCGTCCAGACGATCGGGACGGCCGCGGTTGCGACGAATCGCGGCGTGCTCGCCCACCCGCAGGCGACAGACGGAGAACTCGACCGACTGGAGGAGGTCCTCGACGTCCCGGCCGATGTCGGGACGATCAACTACGGCGGGCCGCTAGTCGGGTCCGGCCTGGTCGCTAACGCGAACGGGTACGTCGTCGGCCAGGATACCACCGGCCCGGAGTTGGGCCGGATCGAGAGCGCGCTGGACTATATCGACTGATCGGGCATCTTTTCGTGGCTGTGACCTTCATGCAATCGGAGGGGTGTATGCGTACGCCGAGCATAGCGAGGCGTTTCACGGATTCGCAGCGACGCTGCGAATCCGCCTTTTTCGCCCACGTTTTTGCGGAGTGGGTTCCCGCAGCGCGCTCGGAGAGCGCGCGAGGAAACCCACTTCGGAAAAAGGTGGATGGGAAGATACTTCCCCGTCGGCCACCGCAATTTGGCACATGAGTGAGTTTACAGTCAACGGGCAGTTCGAGGCCCGCGACGGCTGGCAGACGTTCGAAAAGGAGATCGAAGCGGAGAACGAAAACGTCGCCGAGGAACGGATTTACGCCGAGTTTGGCTCCCAGCACGGGCTAAAGCGTGCCCAGATCGAGATCGAGGGGGTCGACGCATGAGCCTCGGTGGTGGCGGCGGCGGCGGCGGCGGTCAGCAGCAACTGCAGGAACTGGCACAGGCGATCGAAGCCATCGAAGACGAGAAAGAAGCCCTACAGACCGAAATCGAGGACCTCCGAACGGAGCAGACCGAAATCGACGAGGCAATCGAAGCGATCGATACTCTCGAAAGCGGCTCGACCGTTCAGGTGCCGCTGGGTGGGGACGCCTACGTCCGCGCCGAGATTCAGGATATCGACGAGATCATCGTCGGTTTCGGCGCAGACTACGCAGCCGAGCAGGGCCAAGACGACGCCGTCGACGTCCTCGAGAACAAGAAAGACACTATCGACGAGCGCATCGAGGAAGTCAACGAAGAGATCGCGGAACTCGACGCCGAGAGTGACGAACTCGAAGAGCGCGCCCAGCAGATGCAACAGCAGCAGATGCAACAGCAGATGCAGGCGATGCAACAGCAGGAAGAAGGCGACGAGTAGGGCCCAATGTTCGACGGACTTCGCGAAAAACTCGGTCGATTCAGTGACGACGTCGAAGAGGATGTCGAAGAAGAAGACACCGAGGAAGAACCGAACACTGAGTCAGCGACCGGTCCTGCGGAATCGGCTACGGCCGCACCCGAAGCCGAGTCACAAGCTGAGACGGGAGCAGCGCCCGACACCGAAGGCGAGGCAGCGCCCGACCCAGCAAACGGGCAAGCAGACGGCGACACGCCAGCGGACGGGCAAGAGGACCGCGGGATCGCCGAGCGGGCGAAGCTGTTTGCCACCGGGAAGACCGTCATCGACGAGGACGACCTACAGAATCATCTCGACGAACTCGAAATCGCGCTTCTGAGCAGCGACGTCGAGATGAGTGTTGCCGGAGAGATCCTCAGCGGTGTCGAGACGAATCTAGTCGGGGAGACCCGAAAACGCCTCCAGAGCACGGGCAACCTGGCCCAGGACGCTCTTCGAGAGGCGTTGTACGACGTCATCAGCGTCGGCCAGTTCGATTTTACCCAGCGGCTCGCCGACGCCGAGAAGCCGGTCGTGATCGTCTTTACGGGCGTCAACGGCGTCGGCAAGACGACGACGATCGCGAAACTCGCCCGCTATCTGGAAGAACAGGGGTACACGTCGGTACTGGCTAACGGTGACACCTATCGGGCCGGCGCGAACGAACAACTCGGGGAACATGCCGAGAACCTGGACGTCCCCTACATCTCCCACGAACAGGGTGGCGATCCGGCTGCGGTCATCTACGACGCTGTCGAGTACGCCGAGGCCAACGACGTCGATGTCGTGCTGGGCGATACGGCGGGTCGACTCCACACGAGCGAGGGGCTAATGGACCAGCTCTCGAAGATCAATCGCGTCATCGACCCGGATATGACCCTGTTCGTCGACGAAGCTGTCGCCGGCCAAGACGCCGTTACCCGCGCGAGTGAGTTCGACGACGCCGCCGAGATCGACGGGACGATCCTCACCAAGGCCGATACTGACCCACAGGGCGGGGCGGCAATTTCGATCGCGCATGTGACGGGCAAGCCGATCCTCTTTCTGGGCACCGGCCAGGGCTACGAACATCTCGACCCGTTCGACCCCGAGGAAGTCGTCGACCAGTTGACGCTGGGCGAGTGACCGGTAGGGACCGATTTTCCAGCCAAGTGTAGGAATCGACCGGCTACTGCGTGTAGGTCCGGACCGATTCGATCCCTGCCTCGCCGAACCTGAAGAGATCCACGAAGGCCGCGATCTCTGCCCCGTCTTCGTCGAGCAGCCGTCCGCAAGCAGCGAGATCGTCCTCGCCATCACGATAGATCGCCTCGATGGGGTGGGTGGTCCGGTCGTCGGGCCGCTCCTCGCGCATGAACTGGACGAATCGCTCGCGTCCATCGAGCGTCAGATCGGGGCGTCGGTGGACGAACGCGGGCGCGAGCAAGGCTTGGAGGCGGTCGTAATCGTGCTCGTCGAGTGCCCGATAATAGGCCCGCACGTCCGCGACAGGGTCCTCAGTCATAGGCCCACTCACGGCGCCAGGACGGAAGGAAGCCACGGCTCGGGGTGCGTTGTCCCGAACACACTCGGAAGTGGCTCACGGTCCATCTTCTGGGCTGCTCGTCCCGTCGGCCGGTTGGTCTGTCCCGGAATCAGAAGTCTCGGTCTCGCCGTCGGCGGCCTGTAACTCCTCGGCGATTTCCTCGATCTCTGCCTCCGAGATGTCGGCCTCAGCCGTACCTGGCTGGGTCCCCGTCGAGTCGTGGCTCCGCTCGTTTGCCCGGTCTGCTGGACGCGATTCATCCGCGGACGAACCCGGCTGATCGTTCCGATCGACCGACTCGCCCACTGCTGGCTCGTCGACCGCTGGGACGTCTTCGAGTGTCTCCGTGTCGCGAGCGTCGGTGGCAGATTCGGTGTCATCGGTCCCACTCGTTTCATCGCCGGTCGGCGCGTCAGCGTCCGCGAGCGCGTCGGCGATCTGGTCGTCCTCGGCGCCGTCGGGTTCGTCGATGTCGACACCCACACCAGCGTACTCCCGGAGTCGACGGGCGGCGTCGGTATCCGGCCCGTCATCGGGTTGTTGGGCGTCTTCCTCACCGAGATCGGCAGGCGTCTCGGCCACGTCGAGATCGACACCGCCAGCCACACTGTCGTCGCCGCGAATGGCATCCATCACCGATTCATCAGCCTGTCCAATCGCGCTATCGGGGATCTCGACGCCGCCTTCAGTGACAGTGATCTCGTCTGGATCCAGCGGTTCCGCAAGGTCCCGGGCGGTTTCCAGGGGGGACTCGGCGTCCTGCCGATAGGCCTGGCCTTCTTCTCCGTCACCGCTGGAAAAAGCATCGGCAGCCTCCGCGAGCCAATCTGCAGCCTGCCAGAGGGCGGTCGCTTTCATTCGAGCACGCTCGAAGTGTTCGTCCAGTTGGGCCGCATCGACGAACCGCCCCGACGTGGCGAACTGCTCGGCGGCGGTCGTAAACTCCTCGCGAGTGCGCTCGAAGTCACTCCGGGCGACCATCCAGTCGTGATCCTCGAAGGCGCTCATCGCATTCGTGAACGCCCGGCGTCCCTCGACGTAGTGGGCGTGCCCGACGCGATACCGCGAGACGGCCGCCCCATCGCCACCGATGTCTGCGACGGTACGCTGGATGGCCTGGTCGTCCGGCCGTTCGAAGGGATCCCGCGTCGACCACGCGTATCTGATCACGCCGTCCAGATCGACGACGAAGACGGCCCGTTCGGGGCGTCGCTGGCCGTACTCGTCCTCGAAGACGACTTCGTAGGCCGCAGCGACCTCGCGACGCGTATCGGCACACAGTGGGATAGCCAGATCGTATTCGGCAGCGAACGCTCGGTGACTGTAGACCGTATCGGGGCCGACAGCGACGACGGCGACATCGGGCTGCATTGCAAAGAGATCCAGTGCTGCCAGATCGCTATCGTCCTGACAAGCCGGGTTGAAGTCGCCGGGATAGAACGCCAACACCACGATCTGCTCGCCGACGTACTCCCCAAGCGAGAGTTGCCGGACGTCGTCGTCCTCGACCGCCGGCAACTCGAAGGTCAGGGCATCAGCCCCCTCCCGAAGCATGCGAGAGTGGTTGTTCGTCAGCCCTCAAAAGCGTGCCTCTCCGGTCGACTTTTATCGCAGCGTGAAAAAGCCCACCGCGTGGAACTGCACGTCCGGTACGAAGGCGACGACGATCCCGAGAAGTGCACAGCCCGGAAACTCGCCAAGTTCGACCTGGCGACGTTACACGACTCCGTGCGGGCGACGCCACCGGGGATCGTGCTCAACCCTTTCGCCGAGCAGGCGCTATCGCCGGCCGATGCCGACCGCGAGCGACTCATCGCCCTCGATTGCTCCTGGGAGACCGCAGAGCGCGAAGCCTTCGATCTGGACGGAGTTCAACGATCGTTACCCTTTCTGGTGGCCGCAAACCCAGTCAACTACGGCACGCCGTTCCAGTTGACGACAGTCGAGGCACTTGCGGGGGGCCTCGCGATTGTCGGCGAGCGCGAACAGGCCAAAAAACTGCTCTCGAAGTTCCGCTGGGGACATACGTTCCTGGAACTCAACGAGGAGCCGCTGTCCCGCTACGCCGACTGTGCTGACTCGACCGCGGTCGTGGCCGTCCAAGAGGAGTATCTGGCCGATGAAAACTGACGGGGAGTGGTGCAATCTCAGACACCACGAGTGAACCCAACTCGATCGCCGCTGTCAGTCCCGTCCGAGTGGGTCCGTCGAAATCGTGTTCCCGACCGGTAACAAGCCCAGCACTATCGACAGGGTTCGTGTCGCCCCGCCAAAAGACTGCCGCGGGCTCGGCCTAGGCAAAGCACTGTAAAGGCCACCCGCGCCCCCGGAGACCGTCCGTCGGTTCGCCTGCGTCCCGATCAGGTCGGTGTGAATCCGCTCTCTGGTACGTCGACGTCGAGCGGGCTCTGTGGCGGTGATTCGGGAACGTCGGGGTCGTTGTAGACCGCCGGCGCGACGTCGTTGGGGCCAGTAGGGTAAAACAGCGCAGCCAGCGTTTGAATCTGTGTCCGGCCGACGCCAAGTTCGAACTGCCCGCCGCCGTACATCGAGATATCGTGGTCCGTACAGTAGGAGATGACACCACAGAGAGCTTCGATCGTTCCGATCCGTGACGGTTTGACGTTGATCCAAGCCGGGTCGACGGGCAGCGTCGAGAGTGAGCTGGCGTCCGTGATCGGGACGTCCCAGGAGAGGCGATCAGCGTGTGCCCGAAGCCGCGATGCAGTGCCCTCACTGAACGCGGGGTCTTCGATGATCGCCTCGGGAAACGCCGCGAGGAGCTGTTCGTACAGCCGTGGGTTGGCCGGCTGGTGGACGTCCGCGTGGGCGTACTGGCCTTTCAAGTCGAGAATCTCGACGGCCTCAGTTTCGGCAAGATCGTCGATCAGCGCCGCCGTCCAGTCGGCTGTCGGATCGAGTTTGAGTGCGACATCGGGAGAGACCTCACGAAGGCGATCGACGCGATCGATCGTCGGTGGTTCACCCAGTCGCGTACTCACGACGAACTGGACCGGATCGGGGTCGCGCTCGAAGACGTCCGCGAGCGAGCGATCGGCCTGGCGCAAAGCGAGATCCAAGGCAGCACTTTCGAAGGCCCAGCGTCGGTATCGGCGGGACGGGGGACGCTGGGGGCCACTGGGAAAGAGGTTCATCTCACTCAGTGTCTCGGAAAAGGAGTCGATCGTGTACTCGCCAGCGAGTGCCGGCAGGGCACTCGCCGCCAACGCGTGGTGGTCCTCGGCGTCGTAGGTGACGTCTTCGCCACGACCGACGAGCCCCTCACCGCGGAGTGTGACCGTCGTCGTCACCCGCTCGAATCCACTCGACGTGTGCCGCTCGTGTTGAGACAGCTCGTAGCCGTCGATAGTCACCGGGAGGTCCGCGACGCGCTCGTAGTCCATGCGACGGTGTGTGGGCGGGAGCGCAATCAATGGACCGGCCGGGACGCACCGACTCGGAAACGCTTAAACGCGCCCGCCGGTTAGCCCGGTGCACGATGGCACGATTCGAAAAAGCAGAGGGACGCACCCTCGAGAAACAGATCTGCATGCGCTGTAACGCCCGCAACCCAAAGCGCGCCGAGAAGTGTCGCAAGTGTGGCTACGCGAATCTCCGGCCCAAGGCCAAAGAACCCCGTAGCGCCTGAAGACGCGATCGGCGAGAACTCCGAGCACACTGGGTTTGGGAAGGCTTTTCTCTCACGCTCGCCGCCGTTCGGACATGGCTATCGGCGACGTGACCGACGTGACTACTGGCAGTTGCAGTGATCTCTACTACGTCGACACCGGTATGTACGAGGTGCCAAACTACGGCTCGGTGTACATCGTCGACGCCGAGCGCCCGGCGATCGTCGAGACGGGGATCGGGACCCACCACGGCCGGATTCTCGACGCGATCGATGCCGTTGGTCTCGCTCCGGAGGAAATCGAAGTACTCGCGGTCACCCACGTCCACCTGGATCACGCGGGGGGAGCCGGGTTTCTCGCCGAAGCGTGTCCGTCGGCGACGATTGTTGCCCACGAACTCGGCGCGCCACACCTGGTCGATCCCAGTCGGCTCTGGGAAGGCACCAAGCAGGCGGTCGGTGACCAGATCACGCATTACGTCGAACCCGACCCCGTACCCGAGGAACGCGTCCACGGGATCGGAGACGGCGACGAGATCGACCTCGGTGATCACGCCCTGATCGCACACCACGCGCCGGGCCACGCCCCCCATCAGGTCGTCTTCGAGGACCCCAGCAACGACGCGGTCTTCACCGGCGACGCGGCGGGACTGTACGTCCCCGAGCGCGATCGGGCAGAACCAACCTCGCCGCCGCCCGATTTCGACCTCGAGCAGGCCCTACAGGACGTCGAGATGCTACAGGAGTTAGCGCCGGAGACACTCCTGTACTCCCACTTTGGGCCGGCTCGACGGACCCACCAGCTCGATGGGTACGCGCGCCGGTTGGGCGAGTGGGTGCAAAGCGTCACAACGGCCCGGGAGAAACTCGGGGACGACGAGAGTGTGATCGAACACTTCGCGAGCGAGACCGAGGCGACGGAGATCTGGGGCGCCGAGAAGGGGCGTGGCGAGACGGCGATGAACGTCCGGGGCGTCCTCCAGTATCTCGACGAGACGGCGTGATCGGGCGTCGCATCCGTCCGTTTTATGGTTGCGGCCGGCGGATACAGAGGGGAATGGAGGAGTCGAAATGAGTGCCGGAGTCGACATCGTGGTGTTGCTGGTCGCGGCCATCTTCGCACTCGGCGTCGGTGCCCAGTTGTTGGCGGCCAGGCTTCGCCTCCCAAGTATTATCTTCTACATCGTGGCCGGGTTGCTCATCGGGCCAGTCTGGGAACTGATACCCGATCAGCTGTTCGGCTTGGCGTTGCCGGGGCGGCCGTTCTCGCTGTCGACCTTTGGCCCTGATCCGCTGGCGGCGATCGTCGAGCTCGCGGTCGCGATCATCGTCTTCGAAGGGGCCTACCACCTCC
The sequence above is drawn from the Halorhabdus sp. CBA1104 genome and encodes:
- a CDS encoding redoxin domain-containing protein is translated as MLREGADALTFELPAVEDDDVRQLSLGEYVGEQIVVLAFYPGDFNPACQDDSDLAALDLFAMQPDVAVVAVGPDTVYSHRAFAAEYDLAIPLCADTRREVAAAYEVVFEDEYGQRRPERAVFVVDLDGVIRYAWSTRDPFERPDDQAIQRTVADIGGDGAAVSRYRVGHAHYVEGRRAFTNAMSAFEDHDWMVARSDFERTREEFTTAAEQFATSGRFVDAAQLDEHFERARMKATALWQAADWLAEAADAFSSGDGEEGQAYRQDAESPLETARDLAEPLDPDEITVTEGGVEIPDSAIGQADESVMDAIRGDDSVAGGVDLDVAETPADLGEEDAQQPDDGPDTDAARRLREYAGVGVDIDEPDGAEDDQIADALADADAPTGDETSGTDDTESATDARDTETLEDVPAVDEPAVGESVDRNDQPGSSADESRPADRANERSHDSTGTQPGTAEADISEAEIEEIAEELQAADGETETSDSGTDQPADGTSSPEDGP
- a CDS encoding DUF367 family protein, producing MELHVRYEGDDDPEKCTARKLAKFDLATLHDSVRATPPGIVLNPFAEQALSPADADRERLIALDCSWETAEREAFDLDGVQRSLPFLVAANPVNYGTPFQLTTVEALAGGLAIVGEREQAKKLLSKFRWGHTFLELNEEPLSRYADCADSTAVVAVQEEYLADEN
- a CDS encoding 50S ribosomal protein L40e, translated to MARFEKAEGRTLEKQICMRCNARNPKRAEKCRKCGYANLRPKAKEPRSA
- a CDS encoding MBL fold metallo-hydrolase, producing the protein MAIGDVTDVTTGSCSDLYYVDTGMYEVPNYGSVYIVDAERPAIVETGIGTHHGRILDAIDAVGLAPEEIEVLAVTHVHLDHAGGAGFLAEACPSATIVAHELGAPHLVDPSRLWEGTKQAVGDQITHYVEPDPVPEERVHGIGDGDEIDLGDHALIAHHAPGHAPHQVVFEDPSNDAVFTGDAAGLYVPERDRAEPTSPPPDFDLEQALQDVEMLQELAPETLLYSHFGPARRTHQLDGYARRLGEWVQSVTTAREKLGDDESVIEHFASETEATEIWGAEKGRGETAMNVRGVLQYLDETA